One segment of Anatilimnocola aggregata DNA contains the following:
- a CDS encoding MIP/aquaporin family protein yields MRHAFKHHWPEYCMEAAELAIFMLAACVAAVVLFDPTSPAMISSPWLRRLLMGMAMGGTAVAIVYSPWGKQSGAHFNPAVTLTFWRLGKIETWDAVFYVVFQFAGGVAGVLFAAAVLGQAISVPGVDYIVTVPGSQGTPIAFLAEFAISFLLMSTVLLSSNSRRLAPYTGCLVGLLLVCFVLFESPLSGMSMNPARTFASAWPAQIWTAWWIYFLAPPLAMLTAAEIYARVQGLPNVRCAKLHHDHRRRCIFRCGYRPPEHSTESQASQSQPAKDHL; encoded by the coding sequence ATGCGGCACGCGTTCAAGCACCATTGGCCGGAATACTGCATGGAAGCTGCCGAACTGGCAATCTTCATGCTGGCGGCGTGCGTAGCCGCCGTGGTGCTGTTTGATCCCACTTCTCCTGCAATGATATCTTCGCCCTGGCTGCGACGACTGTTGATGGGAATGGCGATGGGAGGGACTGCAGTGGCGATTGTCTACTCACCCTGGGGCAAACAATCGGGTGCGCACTTCAACCCTGCCGTGACGCTGACCTTTTGGCGCTTGGGCAAAATCGAAACTTGGGATGCTGTGTTTTATGTTGTTTTTCAGTTTGCTGGCGGCGTTGCCGGTGTCTTGTTCGCAGCAGCCGTCCTCGGTCAGGCAATCTCTGTCCCCGGCGTCGACTACATCGTCACCGTTCCCGGTTCTCAGGGAACACCCATCGCTTTTCTCGCTGAGTTCGCAATCTCGTTTCTGTTAATGAGCACGGTGCTGCTGAGTTCCAACAGCAGGCGATTGGCTCCCTATACCGGCTGCCTGGTCGGCCTGCTACTTGTCTGCTTTGTTCTTTTTGAGTCGCCCCTCTCGGGCATGAGCATGAATCCCGCGCGGACTTTTGCTTCGGCCTGGCCCGCGCAAATCTGGACCGCGTGGTGGATCTACTTTCTTGCTCCCCCGCTCGCCATGCTGACCGCTGCGGAAATATATGCCCGCGTGCAGGGCTTGCCAAACGTCCGTTGTGCGAAGTTACATCACGATCATCGCAGGCGTTGCATTTTTCGCTGCGGTTATCGGCCTCCCGAACACTCGACGGAATCTCAAGCTTCACAATCACAACCCGCAAAGGATCACCTATGA